tgcaaccctccgttccttaaccgttccttaaattactatacattcaatttcattttttatttttatttccaactcaattcaattaaaacaaacacactttgataaaaaacaaacacactttattaaaaaatacacaacattaaaacaaagttacaacttaaacttaaaaaaataaaaagcacacaattaaaatcctaaaaaaataaaagtacacaattttaataatttcatccgccaaagtttgcccaaatgtgctcaataagatcctgttggagttgggtgtgtgcgctagagtcgcgtgtccttgcacgaatagataaccgttgttgtatagacggatgcgctccacttcgaggcggactacttgcggttgagcttccgggggattcggggtcgaaccaatttcccgcctcgggtccttcgtcttggacaatcatgttgtgcaagattatgcacgtatacatgatgtcgaccatgttctccatgaaccacgtacgagccggggctttgatgatgttgaagcgcgcttggagaaccccgaatgccctctccacatccttgcgagcggcctcctgcttctgcgcaaaaagagcctgctttgggttcgcagacccactggacgtcttcacgaaggtaggccacttcgggtagatgccatcggcgagatagtaccccattttataaagccggttgttggcgacgaagttgatggccggcgctttaccatccaaaacttcggtcaagaggtcgggctggtggagcacgtttacgtcgttgttcgacccgggaaccccgaagtacgcgtgccagatccaaaggcggtagtcggcaacggcctcgagtataacagttgggtgggtgcctttgtggccgctcgtgtaggaccccttccacgccaccgggcaattcttccattgccagtgcatgcaatcgacgctgccgagcatcccggggaatccgtgcactgtttcgtgaaggtcgagcaggaacagacaatcggtcgtgcttggcctccggagaaattcgtcggtgaaggctgcccggacgcctttgcagaatttgagcaagcacattcgccctgtgctgtctccgatgtggaggtattcgtcgaacatgtcggccgtttgtccagtcgcaagctggcggattgctgcaatacatttctgcagcgtcgtgtggctgggacggccgaccgcgttgAACCCTTCCtcgaagaactcttcccgggctgccaaagtattggcgatgtggagaaataacggtttccccatgcggaaacggcgacggaagtacgtatctccccaaaccgggttatcgcagaagtagtcgcgtactaaccttgcggcggcttcctcccggttacgatggatgtacgtacgggagcgtcgttggggcggcgcggcttcttcctcctcccgtcgtcgatcttcttcaagtgattgttccaatatttgacgcatttgttcaaaatgatccattagtttgattaaatttgggagaagaaaaacagagttgatttgagatgaaaattggggtggaaatagagaggatttgagaggaatagatgtgtgtttgtgagtgaaatgagtatgaaataagagtatttatagagtaaataaattaaaaataaataaataaataaataaataacggcaaaaaaaacggtaacaataccgttgcaaaaaaaaattttatttattaaattcgatttaaaaaaaaacgaattattgcgtcacctcgcggggcagcgagtgggcgtcacgcatcgaatgagaggccgccacgtcgcctcggcgcgtggcggcacagaccgtgccgcgtctcgtACCGACGGCACCCGGGACGGCATGGGAACGGAACCGCGACGAAACGCATCGCCGTAACGCGTTCCGCTACGGTTTTGTTCCGaaggaacgaaacgcggaatGCCTGCGGCCCACGTTGCGGGTGCTCTGATAATTGGTTTGATATGTTTCGATCACTTTCACCACACGTAGATTTGTATTTGATGCCTCCAATTGAAACGAATGGATAATCTCTCAGATGTATTTTATCACGTGGCCACATGCACCCCTTcagtttttatttataaataaaaaaattacatttgcAATCTTATTAATTATCATAATAAATACATATACAGCtaaatataaaatttcataaattattaaattagaaTAAAAGGGTTATAATTGTATAATTCTACTTTGATATTTGAAATAGGACACTTATTGAagagtaagaaaaaaaaaatcaaataagatatttaaatGAAAGgagttttagagcatccacaatggcggcgagcggaccggctagccgatctccggcgctcgccgaaccattgtaaccggcgagCGCGAGCGCTGAGCGatgcgctcgccgccattgcaggctccagacaggcgagcgatcggcgagcgaaattttcttttttttttttaattttcgaaacactatatatacgcgctttgcacgaGCGATcggcggcgacggtggcgacgggggcgacggagacgaggagtgagccGGAGGTcgggttttttttaaattaatgtattttttaatatatattttttaaattaatgtatttttaatgtacttttttaatttaaataatattattgaattttcgcgtatctgtgtcgtaaatgtaatttcatattttgtgtgattgtcaattattttgTGTGATGGAGTAGTATAGTGTATGGGTTTATATAAGGATAAAAAATTTACAAAGTCCAGATAAATTGAGAAAATGTTTACACTTTACAGGGTTTATGAAGTGTCCACTGAAGTTAGGCCATACGAGTTTTTAGGTATAAAATTTGGTAGATTTAGTGATGCAAGGTTAGGAGGACCGTGACAATGGATTGGATAACTCAAACCAAGCTAGGTTCAATGCGTTTCAACATACTAGCACATTAATTACGTCAAGCATATTTTCTAATTTAGTTTCGAATTCTGGCGGCAAAATGCAGTTAAAGAACACAGACCtcagaaaaacaaaacaacGCAATCAGTGGTGaataattgaattgaattgaattgaatttatATACAGACTAAATAAGAAATTAGAAAAGGAAAAACATAAACTCCAATCAACACGACATCATAATCTTAAACTCGTCGAAATTGAGAACTCCGTCGCCATTGATATCAAAAGGGGCGATCATATTCTTGCAGTCGTGAACACTCCTTCTCTGCCCCAATCTATTTAGCATTCTCTTCAAGCTCTCGGGAGTAATGCACGCGCTTCCCTCCGGCGCGTACAGCTTGAACGCCGCCTTCAAATCGCTCTGCTTCTCTTCCTCCTCCGCTCCCTCCACTATCTTCACGAAATCCTCCAAACACAACAACTCGTCCCCATCCGAGTCCATCagcgccaccgccgcctccgcctcttcagCCGCCATGTCGCCGCCGATCGAGGCCACGCACTGGCGCAGCTCCTCGGGGCTTATTTTGCCGTCGCCGTTGGAATCGAAGTGGCTGAAAACGCGCTTGTATTGCTCGTATTTCTCCATAGGAAATTATGTGTAGAATTTGATGTGAAATCCTAGAAGTGGTTTAAATGACTTGTTTTGAGATTTTAGGGTGATTGTTTGAATTTAGGTTACGTTTGGGTTATTTATAGAGAGTTGTGAAGGACGCGTGATGAGGTtgacaataatttaaaaatactgCGTGCTGCTTCCAACAAAGGGGGAAACTGCGGCGAACCTTGTTTTTAGTTTAGCCGTATCTACTTAGTTTGAATTCAATAAATACATAGATTATTCATTACAGATACCACACAAATTAGTTAAACTAAATattgaaattattaattaagctcttcttaaaaataaacaataataataataaatttgtgtatatgtattttatataatacatggaaatttaaaaataatgtttaactttataaaaaaatgatggaaaaagATAATAGAAGGTGAGTCTTATTTTCTATgtataaaagataaatgtacataattaTACATGTACAtaataattttagatttttaaatttaattaaaaattaattttattattttgttgtatTATTATGTAGCAATAAGAGAGAATTGATATAGAAATttttagggctgacaattttcgacacgataatctgacacgaatccgcacgaaattattgggttggggtcaagtcttattggatccatGTCCTTATTGagtgacccattaagaacccggtaatttcgggttgggttcaggtcggatgcgggtcggatacgggtaacccattaagaaataatattattatttttattattatttaaaaaaatatattgctttaattttttaatttcttataaattaggtttaaatagtataaaatgaattttaattgtgtaaattaggttaaaaattaaggtttaatcgtgtaatattaggttttaatcgtgtaatatcaggttcgggttgttatcgtgtcgtgtcaacccatattatatcgtgtcgataacaggttcgtgtcgggtgcgggtcgtgttcggatttgaaggtagcaggtcgggttcgtgttcggatttacagtttccttaacaggtcggggtcaggttaggccttattgggttgggtcattatcaggttgaccctaTAACGatccaatccgcacgatttgccagccctagaaATTTTGtgtcaataaaaaaaagttttcttaaatatacaaatacttaagttaaaatttcaatttttttgaagtgttgtaaaataattagtataaaatttattttaaatcaattaatatttataaatcgattttcaatgtaaaatgttaaaaaagttCGATCATGTACGTACATTTATGTACGTTTTgcctaattttatttgtaaacgTTCCAACATGGCAAAACATGTACGGTTTTCACAAAGAAATTGATAATAAATTATGTGAATAgagatataaaataaatatgttttGATAGTTAGAGAATGACATAAATTACTGCATTCCAATATATGAATCGCGGAGTCAATAGTCAAAGTTATGATTGGTATAACGGCAGTAACTGTAACCACCAAATGTGGATTTTAGGTACAAACAACACGGTattagatactccctccgtcccacataatttgggacactttgaccgggcacgagttttaagaaatgtaatgaaaagtgagttgaaaaagttagtggaatgtgggtcccacttttatatattagttttaggGTAAATTGCTTCTAAAATCGTGAACTTTCATGATAGTTTGGTATTTCCcgtaaactttaaaagttgctttaaaaatcatgaactttgccGGGTTGTGCAAATTTCCCAAACGACCCGACCCTGTAGTTTTCCGGCATAAACTTATCTTATGTGGCATCCGGAAGCGTGACTTGGCAGCCGGAGcacaaaacgacgtcgtttgtgttgttgaaaaaaaattaaaatttcaaaaaatcagtCAACAGTCAACTCCCTTCAGACCTTCTCCACTCTCCTCACTTCACTTCACCCAAATCAGTCTCCTTCCACCTCCACCATCATCTACCGCTGGCCAGTCTCCCCTCTCCGCTATCTCCCTCGCCCGACGGAGATACCCAACAGAGAAATCCCCAATATCCCGTCGACCCCGATTCAATCGAAGCATTCAGCGATTCGGACACCGGCGTTTTCGTCTCCGCCGACAACGGCGGCCCCGGCGGATTGACGGTCACGAATGTCACGCCGTAGGAAGTCCGATCTCCGCCGATCCTCCCGTTCAACGACTTCCGTTTTCACCCCCTCCCCTTCCTCTGCCTCGTCGCCGCCGAGGAAATCCGAATTCCGCCGATCATCCGCCGCCTTCTCCGGCGAATTCCGCTGCTTCTTCTTCCTTAGCAGCATCTTCAGCTTCTTCTTCCGCCACAGCCCCCTCGGGAGGCGGAACACGGACAGATCAGGAGATGCACCATTGCGCAGGGGCAACAGCAACACACCGCCGCCCCGCCTTCGTAAGCAGCGGCTGCCTCTTCGCCGATTACGCCACCGCGACTCTCGACATTACCGAATCGATCGGTTCCGATTTTGTGATTGGAGATTGAACGGAGAAATCGAATTTGAGAGAGGGATAGAGTGAAGAGGTGAGGTTAGAAATATGAATGTGATTTGCCGAAAACGAAGGATGGAGTAAGGTgtgttaattttattaattattattttaaaatatgatttAATTATAGCTGGgaggaaaatttaaaaaaatactaatagaaTGCTTAGTCATCATGCCACGTCAGCAATgaggtgattttttttaaaaaaaattatcagcGCGGCACATCAGCACAAGTCTGGCCGGAAAACCCGGCTTGGGAAATCGGCAACCGAAagcaaagttcatgatttttaacgcaacttttaaagtttacgGGAAATACCAAACTATTGTGAAAGTTCACGATTTTAGAAGCAGTTTAcccattagttttataattaaatgtgagtaggaatgagttagtggaatgtggggtccactaccaaaaatagtaaaagtgaaatgagtcaaattttgtgggacgacccaaaatggaaaactgggtcaaattatgtgggacggagggagtattttggaTGAGGATGAATTCTATCCCAACAAGAAATATATATAGGtttcattttgtatttttatatgTAATTGCGTCATTTGCAATTACTTTCAAAGTATAACATGAATACTGTAGTTTAACCCTCTCATTCGTAAAATTCTGGCTCCGTCTTTGACGTTAACGTCATATGTTATGACTATATCGATGGAAGTTTTGATGTACAAACCTTACCTAAATACATAGGAATAGGATCCCACAGATTTAATAATTCTGCGGCCTTTTATCGAaatttcatatttcatttatataGTTTTAATTCTAAACATATAAACAATCAAGATGCTAATTAAATGCTCAGTACCTTTAGTTGTTAGAACATTACTCCTTCCATCCACCAATACATGATCAATTTTGATCGGGCACGAACTTTAAGAAATGTGGTAGAAAGTGTTTGGAAAATGTTAGTGCGTGGAAGGAgggacctacttttatatattccaTCCCTaccaactaaattgagtcatttcattttttgactaaaaacaaaacattaagtaactcttactttattccatcacatgctctattctctctttattttttctactttattcatctctcttatttttcaacataattttttaatcttcGTGACCAAAAGTTTGACTCAATTACTTagttgagacggagggagtattagttttataatgaaatgtgagtgagataaaggtgtggaatatgaggtccattataaaaaaatattaaaaaaacaaatattttggTAGATGaatgaaaatggtaaaaatggaaaatttattggtggacggatgATGGAGTATACATTTACATGTTTTTACCTACTTCAAGAGTTTTGGGGTAAATGTCTGGGACTAAATGTTGACAGACACACACGgtatttaattagttaatatCTAGAACcacaaaatttatatatatatatgtacatgtCACGTTTAAACTATTATATCGAAGCTATGAATCCTTATCGGGTGTGGCTAACTTCAGGCTGTTGATTCCGTGTGGTGTGGCAAATGCTAGTTGTGAATTGGTCAACCTGCACAAATTTTATATCAGCGAATCACATGAATATCGTGTTGCATACATTGGTAGTACTGTACTATCTATGATAATATCCACTTGCTTTATCCAAGAATACAAAATGTCCTAATTTTATTAGGGACCGACAAACCCTTTTCCAGCACGTGTAGCAATATATTCTTTTGTTTCTAAGATGACCAATTTCTCAAGTTTAGGATACACCCACCACTTTAGTCGGCTTGGGGTTTGTTCgagtttaatactactattttgcTAATTGCCGAGTCATCAGTCATCCCTTTGAAATTTTGGATGATTAAAAGTTACAAGAAATTTAAGGATAAATATTGCAATTCAATCCTATTAGATAAATTAGGAATAACGGTCGTTAACCCATACTCTTCCCTTCCAACTTATATATCCTTattcgaatttttaaataataataagccCGTCTAGCTCAGTTGGTAGAGCGCAAGGCTCTTAACCTTGTGGTCGTGGGTTCGAGCCCCACGGTGGGCgcttttattttatgtgttttttttggaGTTTGACGTTTGTTTCTAGAAGGGCCGGCCCATGtgatttattttatgtgttttttttggaGTTTGACGTTTGTTTCTAGAAGGGCCGGCCCATGTGTTTCAGCCTGTTGTTTGTCTGGGTGGTTTGTATATATTTTTCTGTAGTTTAATACAACTATTTTTCTATGCTAATACTCTTAAAAAGAGTGTTATAATATTTCCAGTCAAACTCATTATTTTTAACTCTAGTATTTAAtttcaaaccaaaaaaaaacttcatcTCAACTCTGTGTTGTTTTCAATTAAAGATTCTCCTAGCTTCAATtttttgtgtttaaattttGTTAATCATGATGCATAGTACTCCCTCGGTGtcttacttttctttttatttttctaataaagatgtcatatttcttttttttttttataaatattctcacattataatataaaaatatattctaactCTTCACTtgatacacaaaacaaaacatcaaaTTCAGTGTCATCCTAAGTGTGACATCTTGTGAAGAGTAGTTCATTATCCCTATTCCCTACTacacttttttatatttcaattattattttaatccatAATTTGTATATAACGTTTTCAAGTTCCAGATTTAGTGCTAATAGTTAGGATTCATTAGTTAATGATTTCtataataaatttgattaaaatagtGAAATTTATAATGGACAACACAAAAACTGCACCTACTTTTACCTTACACTTGTGAATTATTGCATCAAAACAAGAGAATATATTCTGGCTAAGAATTTAGATATCCCCTTTTATACGCAGAAACAAAAAAGACCAACATGAAAGTCATATCAAGACAGCTAAACCTTTACACTTTATTGCTACTATCTCTACACGATTTGCCAACATCTGACGATGAATATGCAGATTATTACGAGGTCTATTGATAGTGGCGACGAAATCATTCGTTATTCACAATCCATCCACACGTCCCGAAGGAGCTGATACCTCAAAGGATTGCGGCTTCCATTCTCCTTCAGTGTCCAACTATGCTTTGCTGACGAAGGAGATGCCTCAAACGCATCCGGGATGATGGATTTCAACGGTGAATCCAACTCGTCCAGTTCATCATCACTCGTCTGTGATTTCCTCAGCAAAGAGGACCGGCTACGTGTGAGCTGAGGATGACAATCGATTTCTCCTAAGAAACTAGTAACTGAAGCAGCTGGTGGTGGCTGATATACGATAGGTGCTGCGCCACATGGGAAGTTCATGATGGAGCCATCCTCTGAATCAAAAGGATCCTACATTGCAATATAGGCAAGGGGGATGTGATCATTTTTCAAATGCAGCTATACCGACTTCTACTTGTCAGACTAAGTACGTTAATTACAATGACAAACCTCTGAGTTTAAGGCTTCAAGTACAACTGCGGGAACTGGATCGGGGCAAAACTCATCAGGGATGAAAAAGTTGAGAACCCTTCTAATAAGGGGAGGACCAAATGTAGGACATACCTAAAAAAGGAAAGTACAAAAGGTGTAAGAAAATGGGTGTTAACATAAATGAGACAGAAGAAATAAGCTGTTGAGGCTCTCTCTCACCTCTTTTCGAACTGTCTGACTCAGTAGCAGGTCTTTGGGAAGCATCATAAGGTCACTCAGTGCGTTGAGGAGATGAAAACACTTTGATGATGTATCCTTCGATATTTGCTCGTCATCATCAACGGCAGCTTCTGAGTTATTCTCGAGCAAATCATCGTCATCGACACCAAATATATCAGTAAGACATCTGGACCAGTTCCCAATCTGTCACAAGTCACAACACATTAATCAGAGCATGTAAAATGAAGAGAGGAACAAAATTGGATTCTGATTCTAGTTTAGGATTGTAAGCCAACTGCAAGGATAAGGCTCACCGCAACTTTTAGTTGTGCACCAGCACCAAAACTAGCTTTTCCTGCTGGAATCGGGAGAACCTCAGCATCACTAATAGGATCCGCTACAGGATCTGTTGGGATTTCATCAGCTGATTCTCGAAGGATGGCATTGAACATAGCCACATCTAGACGAGCTATCAATTGCTCTATGA
This portion of the Salvia splendens isolate huo1 chromosome 10, SspV2, whole genome shotgun sequence genome encodes:
- the LOC121750986 gene encoding calcium-binding protein CML38-like; the protein is MEKYEQYKRVFSHFDSNGDGKISPEELRQCVASIGGDMAAEEAEAAVALMDSDGDELLCLEDFVKIVEGAEEEEKQSDLKAAFKLYAPEGSACITPESLKRMLNRLGQRRSVHDCKNMIAPFDINGDGVLNFDEFKIMMSC